The proteins below are encoded in one region of Segatella copri:
- a CDS encoding L-ribulose-5-phosphate 4-epimerase, whose protein sequence is MLEELKEKVFKANLDLVKHNLVLFTWGNVSGIDREKGLVVIKPSGVDYDTMKASDMVVVDLETGKVVEGDLNPSSDTPTHLVLYRAFPELGGVVHTHSTYATAWAQAGLDIPNIGTTHADYFHDCIPCTDAMTEDMMAEYEHNTGVVIVDRFKKDNINPVHTPGVLVKNHGPFTWGKDADQAVYHAVVAEQVAKMAFISFSVNPNTTMNPLLVEKHFNRKHGPNAYYGQKKH, encoded by the coding sequence ATGTTAGAAGAATTAAAAGAAAAAGTGTTCAAGGCAAACCTTGATCTCGTTAAGCACAACCTCGTGCTCTTTACATGGGGAAATGTAAGTGGTATCGACCGCGAGAAAGGTCTGGTTGTCATCAAACCATCAGGCGTCGATTATGACACCATGAAGGCTAGCGATATGGTAGTGGTAGACTTGGAAACAGGTAAGGTAGTAGAAGGCGATCTGAATCCATCATCAGATACACCAACTCACCTGGTTCTCTACCGCGCATTCCCAGAGTTGGGTGGCGTAGTTCATACTCACTCTACTTATGCTACCGCTTGGGCACAGGCTGGCTTGGACATCCCTAACATTGGTACAACTCATGCTGATTACTTCCACGATTGCATCCCTTGCACTGATGCGATGACAGAGGATATGATGGCAGAATATGAGCACAACACAGGTGTTGTCATCGTTGACCGTTTCAAGAAAGATAACATCAACCCAGTTCATACTCCTGGCGTATTGGTTAAGAACCATGGTCCTTTTACATGGGGTAAGGATGCTGACCAGGCTGTTTATCACGCAGTAGTAGCTGAACAGGTAGCAAAGATGGCTTTCATCTCATTCTCTGTTAATCCAAACACCACCATGAACCCATTGCTCGTAGAGAAGCACTTCAACCGCAAGCACGGTCCTAACGCTTACTACGGACAGAAAAAGCACTAA
- the rpiB gene encoding ribose 5-phosphate isomerase B, with translation MEVKTVGIACDHAGFPLKQFVLEYLEKKGYPVKDYGTYSDASVDYPDFGHALAKGIESGEVYPGIGICGSGEGIAMTLNKHQGVRAGLAWCKEIAHLVRQHNDANVLVLPGRFVDNKTAEAILDEFFATTFEGGRHERRVKKIPVQQ, from the coding sequence ATGGAAGTAAAGACAGTTGGTATTGCATGCGATCACGCAGGTTTTCCATTGAAGCAATTTGTATTGGAATATTTGGAAAAGAAGGGTTATCCTGTAAAGGATTATGGTACATACAGCGATGCGAGTGTAGACTATCCTGACTTCGGTCATGCTCTTGCTAAAGGCATTGAGAGCGGCGAAGTATATCCAGGTATCGGCATTTGCGGCAGCGGCGAAGGTATCGCCATGACATTGAATAAGCATCAGGGTGTACGTGCCGGATTGGCATGGTGCAAGGAGATTGCTCATTTGGTTCGTCAGCACAACGATGCCAACGTATTGGTACTTCCAGGTCGTTTCGTAGACAACAAGACCGCCGAGGCTATTCTCGACGAGTTCTTTGCCACAACATTCGAGGGTGGCCGTCACGAGCGTCGCGTCAAGAAGATTCCTGTTCAGCAGTAA
- the araA gene encoding L-arabinose isomerase: MIKAFENLEVWFVTGAQLLYGGETVKIVDGHSKDMVDGLNNSGIIPIKVVYKGTANSSAEVEAVMKAANNDEKCVGIITWMHTFSPAKMWIKGLQALEKPLLHFHTQYNAELPWDSIDMDFMNLNQSAHGDIEFGHICTRMRIPRKVVVGYWKSEEAQKQIATWARVAAGVADAHNVRCLMFGMNMNNVAVTDGDRVEFEQRLGYHVDYYPVSSLMEYYKKVTDAEADALVEEYKKEYTIKIDESGEEVYWEKVKNAAKAEIALRRVLKDENAVAFTTNFDDLGDADIDDPNFCGFDQIPGLASQRLMAEGYGFGAEGDWKTACLYRTLWVMNQGLEKGCSFLEDYTLNFAADRTSSLQSHMLEVCPLIATDKPKLEVHFLGIGIRKQQTARLVFTSKTGKGVKATVVDLGNRFRLIASEVECIEPKAMPKLPVASALWVPQPTFEIGAGAWILAGGTHHSAFSYDITAEYWEDFCEILGIEFVNIDKNTTISSFKQQLRNNEIYYMLNKALR, encoded by the coding sequence ATGATTAAAGCATTTGAAAATTTAGAGGTATGGTTTGTAACTGGTGCACAGCTTCTTTACGGAGGCGAAACAGTTAAGATAGTTGATGGTCACTCAAAGGACATGGTAGATGGTCTGAACAACAGTGGCATCATCCCAATCAAGGTAGTTTATAAGGGCACAGCTAACTCTTCTGCAGAAGTTGAGGCTGTCATGAAGGCTGCCAACAACGATGAGAAGTGCGTAGGTATCATCACATGGATGCACACCTTCTCTCCAGCTAAGATGTGGATCAAGGGCTTGCAGGCTCTCGAGAAGCCTCTCCTCCACTTCCACACTCAGTACAATGCAGAACTCCCTTGGGATTCTATCGATATGGATTTCATGAACCTCAACCAGTCAGCCCACGGCGACATCGAGTTCGGTCACATCTGCACCCGTATGCGCATCCCTAGAAAGGTAGTTGTAGGTTACTGGAAGAGCGAAGAGGCTCAGAAGCAGATTGCAACATGGGCTCGCGTAGCTGCTGGTGTTGCTGATGCTCACAACGTACGCTGCTTGATGTTCGGTATGAACATGAACAACGTTGCCGTAACAGATGGTGACCGCGTAGAGTTCGAACAGCGCTTGGGTTACCACGTAGATTACTACCCAGTATCTTCACTCATGGAATACTACAAGAAGGTAACTGATGCAGAAGCTGATGCTCTCGTTGAGGAGTACAAGAAGGAGTACACCATCAAGATTGATGAGTCTGGCGAGGAAGTTTATTGGGAGAAGGTGAAGAACGCAGCTAAGGCTGAGATCGCTCTCCGTCGCGTATTGAAGGATGAGAACGCAGTAGCATTCACAACCAACTTCGATGACCTCGGCGATGCTGACATCGACGATCCAAACTTCTGCGGTTTCGACCAGATTCCTGGTTTGGCTTCACAGCGCCTGATGGCAGAGGGTTATGGTTTCGGTGCAGAGGGTGACTGGAAGACAGCTTGCCTCTACCGCACACTCTGGGTAATGAACCAGGGCTTGGAGAAGGGTTGCTCATTCCTCGAGGACTACACACTCAACTTCGCTGCCGACCGCACATCTAGCCTCCAGAGCCACATGCTCGAGGTATGCCCATTGATTGCAACAGACAAGCCAAAGCTCGAGGTTCACTTCCTCGGCATCGGTATCCGCAAGCAGCAGACTGCCCGTTTGGTATTCACATCTAAGACAGGTAAGGGTGTTAAGGCAACTGTAGTTGACCTCGGCAACCGTTTCCGTCTCATCGCAAGTGAGGTAGAGTGCATCGAGCCAAAGGCAATGCCTAAGCTCCCTGTAGCTTCAGCTCTCTGGGTTCCACAGCCAACCTTCGAGATTGGTGCAGGTGCTTGGATCCTCGCTGGTGGTACTCACCACAGTGCATTCTCTTACGATATCACTGCTGAGTACTGGGAAGACTTCTGCGAGATTCTCGGTATTGAGTTCGTCAACATCGACAAGAACACAACTATCAGCAGCTTCAAGCAGCAGCTCCGCAACAACGAGATTTACTACATGCTCAACAAGGCGTTGAGATAA
- a CDS encoding xylulokinase: MSAKTIIESGKAILGIEFGSTRIKAVLIDTDNNPIAQGSFEWENQLVDGLWTYSIDTIWKGLQDCYADLRKNVKAEYDCEIKQLAAIGISAMMHGYMAFGKDENILVPFRTWRNTNTAKAAAELSELFHFNIPLRWSISHVYQAILNGENHINKIDFLTTLAGYIHWQLTGKKVLGVGDASGMLPIDSNTNNYDAEMVAKFDKLIEPKNLGWKILDILPEVLNAGEDAGVLTEEGAKKLDPSGTLQAGTPLCPPEGDAGTGMVATNAVRQRTGNVSAGTSSFSMIVLEKALSQPYEVIDMVTTPDGSPVAMVHCNNCTSDLNAWVGLFKQYQELLGVPVDMNEVFGKLYNHALEGDADCGGLIAYNYISGEPVTGLAEGRPMFVRSANDHFNLANFMRANLYASVAVLKIGNDVLFKDEKVQVDRITGHGGLFKTKGVGQRILAAAINSPISVMETAGEGGAWGIALLAGYLVNNEEKLSLADYLDKKVFAGNTGVEIAPTAEDVAGFDKYIETYKAGLAIEKAAVENKK; the protein is encoded by the coding sequence ATGAGCGCAAAAACTATTATAGAATCAGGTAAGGCCATTCTCGGTATCGAGTTTGGCTCTACCAGAATCAAGGCTGTCTTGATCGACACCGACAACAACCCTATCGCACAGGGTAGCTTTGAGTGGGAAAACCAGTTGGTTGATGGTCTCTGGACTTACAGCATCGACACAATCTGGAAAGGTTTGCAGGATTGTTATGCCGACCTCCGCAAGAACGTGAAGGCTGAGTACGACTGCGAAATCAAGCAGTTGGCTGCCATCGGTATTTCTGCGATGATGCACGGCTACATGGCTTTCGGTAAGGATGAGAACATTCTCGTTCCTTTCCGCACATGGCGTAACACCAATACAGCCAAGGCTGCAGCTGAACTTTCAGAACTCTTCCACTTCAACATCCCATTGCGTTGGAGTATCTCTCACGTATATCAGGCTATCCTGAATGGTGAGAACCACATCAACAAGATTGACTTCCTTACCACTCTCGCCGGTTATATCCACTGGCAGCTCACAGGCAAGAAGGTTTTGGGCGTAGGCGATGCATCAGGTATGCTCCCTATCGACTCTAACACCAACAACTACGATGCAGAGATGGTAGCTAAGTTCGATAAGCTCATCGAGCCTAAGAACCTGGGCTGGAAGATTCTCGACATTCTCCCTGAGGTGCTGAACGCAGGCGAAGATGCTGGCGTATTGACCGAGGAAGGTGCAAAGAAGCTCGACCCATCAGGCACACTCCAGGCAGGCACCCCACTCTGTCCTCCAGAAGGTGATGCAGGTACTGGTATGGTAGCTACCAACGCTGTACGTCAGCGCACAGGTAACGTCAGTGCAGGTACATCTTCTTTCTCTATGATTGTATTGGAGAAAGCCTTGAGCCAACCTTACGAAGTCATTGATATGGTGACTACTCCAGACGGTAGCCCTGTAGCAATGGTTCACTGCAACAACTGTACTTCCGACCTCAATGCATGGGTAGGTTTGTTCAAGCAATATCAGGAGTTGCTCGGTGTTCCAGTAGATATGAACGAGGTATTCGGCAAGCTCTACAACCACGCTCTTGAAGGCGATGCTGATTGCGGAGGATTGATTGCTTACAACTATATCTCTGGTGAGCCTGTAACAGGTCTTGCAGAAGGTCGTCCTATGTTCGTACGTTCTGCCAACGACCACTTCAACCTTGCCAACTTCATGCGTGCCAACCTCTATGCTTCAGTAGCTGTATTGAAGATTGGTAACGATGTATTGTTCAAGGACGAGAAGGTACAGGTAGATCGCATCACAGGTCATGGCGGTTTGTTTAAGACCAAGGGTGTAGGTCAGCGCATCCTCGCTGCAGCCATTAACTCCCCTATCTCTGTCATGGAGACAGCAGGCGAAGGTGGTGCATGGGGTATCGCTCTGCTCGCAGGTTATCTCGTTAACAACGAAGAGAAGTTGAGCCTGGCAGATTATCTCGACAAGAAGGTATTTGCAGGCAATACTGGTGTAGAGATTGCACCTACTGCCGAAGATGTAGCCGGTTTTGATAAATATATTGAAACCTACAAGGCTGGTCTTGCTATCGAAAAGGCAGCAGTTGAGAACAAAAAGTAA
- a CDS encoding alpha-N-arabinofuranosidase, with the protein MMKKLFATTLLSTAVAFSAQAQDVTGTIHANQGTQKINKEIYGQFAEHLGSCIYGGLWVGPDSKIPNTQGYRNDVLQALKDLKVPVLRWPGGCFADEYHWMDGIGPREKRPKMQNNNWGGTIEDNSFGTHEFLNLCEMLGCEPYISGNVGSGTVEELAKWVEYMTSDGDTPMAKLRRQNGRDKAWKVKYLGVGNESWGCGGNMRPEYYSDLFRRYSVYCRNYDGNQLYKIASGASDYDYNWTKVLMDRIGNRANAISLHYYTVTGWSGSKGSATKFNNEDYYWTMGKALGIEDVIKKHEAIMDKADPKKQVALLVDEWGTWWDEEPGTIKGHLYQQNCMRDAFVAALSLNVFHRHTERVKMTNIAQIVNVLQSMILTDTKGTGHMVLTPTYHVFNMYKDFQEATYLPMDVKCDSMDVRGDDHAKDGRKIPLVSTSAAKKADGTIVVALANVSLDKAQQVEFNLDGAAAPKTVTGQILSCNKVSDYNDFAHPDVVKPAVFKDAKVKKNTLKVKIPAKSIVVLKIK; encoded by the coding sequence ATGATGAAGAAACTATTCGCTACCACATTGCTTTCAACAGCAGTTGCATTCTCAGCTCAAGCTCAGGATGTAACAGGAACAATCCATGCCAACCAGGGAACACAGAAAATCAATAAAGAGATTTATGGCCAGTTTGCCGAGCATCTCGGAAGTTGCATCTATGGTGGTCTTTGGGTAGGTCCTGATTCTAAGATTCCTAACACTCAGGGTTACCGCAACGACGTGCTCCAAGCCCTCAAGGACCTGAAAGTGCCTGTATTAAGATGGCCTGGAGGATGCTTCGCTGACGAGTATCACTGGATGGATGGTATCGGTCCACGTGAGAAGCGACCAAAGATGCAGAACAACAACTGGGGTGGAACCATTGAGGACAACTCTTTCGGTACACACGAGTTTCTGAATCTCTGCGAGATGTTGGGTTGCGAGCCTTACATCAGCGGTAACGTGGGTTCCGGCACTGTTGAGGAATTGGCAAAGTGGGTGGAATATATGACCAGCGATGGAGATACTCCTATGGCAAAACTCCGCCGACAGAACGGCCGCGACAAGGCTTGGAAGGTAAAATACCTCGGTGTTGGTAACGAAAGTTGGGGCTGCGGTGGCAACATGCGTCCTGAGTATTATTCAGATCTCTTCCGCCGCTACTCTGTTTATTGCCGCAACTATGACGGGAACCAGCTCTATAAGATTGCATCTGGAGCGAGCGATTACGATTATAACTGGACTAAGGTATTGATGGACCGTATCGGCAACCGTGCCAACGCCATCTCTCTACATTATTATACAGTAACAGGCTGGTCAGGCAGCAAGGGTTCTGCCACCAAGTTCAACAATGAGGATTACTACTGGACCATGGGCAAGGCGCTCGGCATAGAAGATGTCATCAAGAAGCACGAGGCTATCATGGACAAGGCTGATCCAAAGAAGCAGGTAGCCCTCCTCGTTGACGAATGGGGAACCTGGTGGGATGAGGAGCCTGGCACTATCAAGGGCCACCTCTATCAGCAGAACTGTATGCGCGATGCCTTCGTTGCAGCACTCTCGCTGAATGTATTCCACCGCCATACAGAGCGTGTGAAGATGACCAATATCGCACAGATTGTCAACGTACTCCAATCAATGATCCTGACAGATACAAAGGGAACAGGTCACATGGTTCTGACTCCAACCTATCATGTATTCAACATGTACAAGGACTTCCAGGAGGCAACCTATCTCCCAATGGATGTAAAGTGCGACTCTATGGATGTTCGCGGCGATGATCATGCAAAAGATGGAAGAAAGATTCCATTGGTATCTACTTCAGCAGCCAAGAAGGCAGATGGAACCATTGTGGTTGCTCTTGCCAATGTCAGTCTTGACAAGGCTCAGCAGGTAGAGTTTAATCTGGATGGTGCAGCTGCTCCAAAAACTGTAACAGGACAGATTCTTTCCTGCAACAAGGTGAGCGATTACAACGACTTCGCACACCCGGATGTAGTGAAGCCTGCAGTTTTTAAGGATGCAAAAGTAAAGAAAAACACCCTTAAGGTAAAAATTCCTGCAAAATCTATCGTAGTTTTGAAAATAAAATAG
- a CDS encoding transketolase — protein MNDIKVMNHAADNIRILAASMVEKANSGHPGGAMGGSDFINVLFSEYLVYDPADPTWTGRDRFFLDPGHMSPMLYAGLALRGFFSMEDLKQFRQWGSVTPGHPELDLQRGIENSSGPLGQGHALAAGAAVAEKFLEARLGSTMMQHKIYAYISDGAVEEEISQGVGRIAGNLGLNNLIMFYDSNDIQLSTECGVVMNEDTEMKYKAWGWNVIKINGNDVAQIREALDAAQKEQDRPTLIIGKTVMGKGALRADGTSYEACINTHGAPLGGDAYVNTIKNLGGDPENAFVIFDDVKEIYAKRAEELKKIVAERKAAEAEWRKANPEKAAQMDEWFSGKSPKVDWSKVEQKAGSATRAASAACLGVLAEQVPNMICASADLSNSDKTDGFLKKTKSIVRGDFSGAFFQAGVAELTMADMCIGMMLHGGVVAAMGTFFVFSDYMKPAVRIAALMQVPVKFIWTHDAFRVGEDGPTHEPVEQEAQIRLMEKLKNHAGKDSVRVFRPADADETTVCWKLAMENVETPTALIFSRQGIAKLPEGTDYEQAAKGAYIVAGSDENPDVILVASGSEVSTLEAGCEALRADGIKVRVVSAPSEGLFRGQSKEYQESVLPKNAKIFGMTAGLPVTLQGLVGANGKVWGMESFGFSAPYKVLDEKLGYTGENVYKQVKAFLAEA, from the coding sequence ATGAACGACATTAAAGTAATGAATCATGCAGCTGATAACATCCGTATCTTGGCTGCTTCAATGGTAGAAAAGGCAAATTCCGGTCACCCAGGTGGTGCTATGGGTGGTTCTGACTTCATCAACGTGCTCTTCTCTGAGTACCTGGTTTATGATCCAGCAGATCCAACATGGACTGGCCGTGACCGCTTCTTCCTCGACCCAGGTCACATGAGCCCTATGCTCTATGCTGGTTTGGCTTTGCGTGGTTTCTTCTCTATGGAAGACCTCAAGCAGTTCCGCCAGTGGGGTTCTGTAACTCCTGGTCACCCAGAGCTCGACCTTCAGCGTGGTATCGAGAACTCATCTGGTCCTCTCGGTCAGGGTCATGCCCTCGCAGCTGGTGCAGCTGTTGCAGAGAAGTTCCTCGAGGCTCGTCTGGGTTCAACCATGATGCAGCACAAGATCTACGCATACATCTCTGATGGTGCTGTAGAGGAAGAGATTTCTCAGGGTGTTGGTCGTATCGCCGGTAACCTCGGTCTGAACAACCTCATCATGTTCTACGATTCTAACGACATCCAGCTCTCTACAGAGTGTGGCGTTGTTATGAACGAGGATACAGAGATGAAGTACAAGGCTTGGGGCTGGAATGTCATCAAGATCAACGGTAACGACGTAGCTCAGATTCGTGAGGCGCTCGATGCTGCCCAGAAGGAGCAGGACCGCCCTACCCTCATCATCGGTAAGACCGTAATGGGTAAGGGTGCTCTCCGCGCAGACGGCACAAGCTACGAGGCTTGCATCAATACTCACGGTGCTCCTCTCGGTGGCGACGCTTACGTAAATACTATCAAGAACCTGGGTGGTGATCCTGAGAATGCATTCGTTATCTTCGACGATGTAAAGGAAATCTACGCTAAGCGTGCTGAGGAGTTGAAGAAGATCGTAGCTGAGCGCAAGGCTGCAGAGGCTGAGTGGCGCAAGGCTAACCCAGAGAAGGCTGCCCAGATGGATGAGTGGTTCAGCGGCAAGTCTCCTAAGGTAGACTGGAGCAAGGTTGAGCAGAAGGCTGGTTCAGCTACACGTGCAGCATCTGCTGCTTGTCTCGGCGTTTTGGCAGAGCAGGTTCCTAACATGATCTGTGCTTCAGCTGACCTTTCTAACTCTGATAAGACAGACGGTTTCTTGAAGAAGACCAAGAGCATCGTTCGCGGTGACTTCTCTGGTGCTTTCTTCCAGGCTGGTGTTGCAGAGTTGACTATGGCAGATATGTGTATTGGTATGATGCTCCACGGAGGTGTGGTTGCAGCAATGGGTACATTCTTCGTATTCTCTGATTATATGAAGCCAGCTGTACGTATCGCAGCCCTGATGCAGGTTCCAGTGAAGTTCATCTGGACTCACGATGCATTCCGCGTTGGTGAGGATGGACCTACTCACGAGCCAGTTGAGCAGGAAGCACAGATTCGCCTCATGGAGAAATTGAAGAACCACGCAGGTAAGGACAGCGTTCGCGTATTCCGTCCAGCTGATGCTGACGAGACTACAGTTTGCTGGAAGCTCGCTATGGAGAATGTTGAGACTCCTACAGCTTTGATCTTCTCTCGCCAGGGCATCGCTAAGTTGCCAGAGGGAACAGACTATGAGCAGGCAGCCAAGGGTGCTTACATCGTAGCAGGCAGCGACGAGAATCCAGACGTTATCTTGGTAGCTAGCGGTTCTGAGGTTTCTACATTGGAGGCTGGTTGCGAGGCTTTGCGTGCCGACGGCATCAAGGTTCGCGTGGTAAGTGCTCCATCAGAGGGCTTGTTCCGCGGTCAGAGCAAGGAATATCAGGAGAGCGTATTGCCAAAGAACGCTAAGATCTTCGGTATGACTGCCGGTCTTCCTGTAACACTCCAGGGTCTCGTAGGCGCTAATGGTAAGGTTTGGGGTATGGAGAGCTTCGGTTTCTCAGCTCCTTACAAGGTACTTGATGAGAAGCTCGGTTACACAGGCGAGAACGTTTACAAGCAGGTAAAGGCTTTCTTGGCAGAGGCTTAA
- a CDS encoding NUDIX domain-containing protein, with protein sequence MTQFYNEYSKVLVSVDCIIFGFDGSNLQVLIGKRKMDPGRGEWSLYGGFVGATENLEDAANRVILELTGMKNLYIRQVGAFGRIDRDPGERVISIAYCTLINVKDYDDSLRVEHGLEWVSLNELPELYSDHKLMIRNAIAQIRRRINHEPLSFKLLPDLFTLTQLQHVFEAVIGEEIDKRNFRKRVKDIDFIEKTELIDKVNSKRGAALYRFNKKAYEEDPSFNLK encoded by the coding sequence ATGACCCAGTTTTATAATGAATACTCCAAAGTATTAGTATCCGTCGATTGTATCATTTTCGGTTTCGACGGTAGTAACCTCCAGGTACTGATAGGCAAACGCAAGATGGACCCGGGAAGAGGCGAATGGTCACTCTATGGTGGTTTCGTTGGCGCAACAGAAAATCTCGAAGATGCTGCCAACAGGGTCATCCTGGAACTTACTGGAATGAAAAACCTCTATATAAGACAAGTAGGAGCTTTCGGCCGCATCGACCGTGACCCAGGTGAGCGAGTTATCTCTATCGCCTATTGCACTCTCATCAATGTGAAAGACTATGATGACAGCCTCCGTGTAGAACACGGATTGGAATGGGTTAGTCTGAACGAACTTCCAGAACTTTACTCAGACCACAAACTCATGATCCGCAACGCTATCGCACAGATACGCCGCCGCATCAATCATGAGCCATTAAGCTTCAAACTCCTCCCAGACCTCTTTACGCTGACACAGCTTCAGCATGTATTCGAGGCAGTAATAGGCGAAGAGATTGATAAGCGCAACTTCCGCAAACGCGTGAAGGATATCGACTTCATCGAGAAAACAGAACTCATCGATAAAGTCAACTCGAAACGAGGCGCCGCCCTCTACCGCTTCAACAAGAAAGCATACGAGGAAGACCCATCGTTCAACTTGAAATAG
- a CDS encoding sodium:solute symporter: MNWNSTEFVWLDWAILAIGVIGVIWAVWHAIVKDRKAQKGEDSSAYLFGKGEPWYVIGMAIFAANIGSEHLVGLAGTGAKSGVGMAHWEMQGWMILILGWLFVPFYQLLINKMGKIITMPDFLKFRYTQRTGSWLSIITLVAYILTKVSVTALTGGIFFEYLWGLNFWVGAIGLIILTTIFTVFGGMKGVMTLSTIQTPILVIGSFLVLFLGLSTLGGGSIAAGWADMMDYCGKLNNGYGTTHMFHWEAGDSMYQEYPGFVVFIGATIIGFWYWCTDQHIVQRVLGQVPGESNVEVMKRARRGTIAAGFFKVLPCFMFLIPGMIAAALAQKGAIQMNETDAAFAIMVKTVLPAGIKGIVTIGFICALVASLAAFFNSCATLFTEDFYKPLKKGMSEAHYVLVGRIATVVVVVLGFAWLPIMMKMDTLYNYLQGIQSLLAPAMVAVFAMGIFFKKITPKAGEYTMITGFLIGMLRLVTNVITDTGKATMDGAFWDYTAWFWQTNWLVFECWLLVFLIIFMVVVSCFTPAPSKEQVEAITFTSDFKKSIRESWSAFDIIGTLVVIGLCAAFYAYFW; encoded by the coding sequence ATGAATTGGAATTCAACAGAATTCGTATGGCTTGATTGGGCTATACTCGCCATTGGTGTTATCGGCGTAATTTGGGCTGTCTGGCACGCAATCGTGAAAGACAGAAAGGCTCAGAAAGGTGAAGACTCTTCTGCCTACCTCTTCGGTAAGGGTGAGCCATGGTATGTAATCGGTATGGCTATCTTTGCTGCCAACATAGGTTCTGAGCACCTCGTTGGTTTGGCTGGTACAGGTGCCAAGAGTGGTGTTGGTATGGCACACTGGGAGATGCAGGGCTGGATGATCCTCATCTTGGGTTGGCTGTTCGTACCTTTCTACCAGTTGCTCATTAACAAGATGGGTAAGATCATCACCATGCCAGACTTCCTGAAGTTCCGCTATACCCAGCGCACAGGTTCATGGCTCTCTATCATCACCCTCGTAGCTTACATCCTTACTAAGGTGAGCGTTACAGCCCTTACAGGTGGTATCTTCTTTGAATATCTTTGGGGCTTGAACTTCTGGGTTGGTGCCATCGGTCTGATTATCCTCACCACCATCTTCACCGTATTCGGTGGTATGAAGGGTGTGATGACATTGTCAACTATCCAAACTCCTATCCTCGTCATCGGTTCTTTCCTCGTACTCTTCCTCGGTCTCTCTACCCTTGGCGGTGGCAGCATAGCTGCTGGTTGGGCCGACATGATGGATTACTGCGGCAAGCTGAACAATGGTTATGGTACAACTCACATGTTCCACTGGGAGGCAGGTGACTCTATGTATCAGGAGTATCCTGGTTTCGTAGTATTCATCGGTGCAACCATCATCGGTTTCTGGTACTGGTGTACTGACCAGCACATCGTTCAGCGTGTACTCGGTCAGGTTCCTGGCGAGAGCAACGTAGAGGTTATGAAGCGTGCCCGCCGCGGTACTATCGCAGCCGGTTTCTTCAAGGTACTCCCTTGCTTCATGTTCCTCATCCCAGGTATGATTGCAGCCGCATTGGCTCAGAAGGGTGCCATCCAGATGAACGAGACTGATGCAGCCTTCGCCATCATGGTAAAGACCGTTCTTCCTGCAGGTATCAAGGGTATCGTAACCATCGGTTTCATCTGCGCACTCGTTGCTTCATTGGCAGCATTCTTCAATAGCTGTGCTACCCTCTTCACCGAGGACTTCTACAAACCATTGAAGAAGGGCATGTCTGAGGCTCACTACGTACTCGTTGGCCGTATCGCTACCGTAGTAGTTGTGGTTCTAGGTTTCGCATGGTTGCCAATCATGATGAAGATGGATACTTTGTACAATTATCTCCAGGGTATCCAGTCACTTCTGGCTCCAGCCATGGTAGCTGTATTTGCAATGGGTATCTTCTTCAAGAAGATTACTCCAAAGGCAGGTGAATACACCATGATTACCGGTTTCCTCATCGGTATGCTCCGCCTCGTTACCAACGTCATTACTGATACAGGTAAGGCTACAATGGATGGTGCATTCTGGGATTACACCGCATGGTTCTGGCAGACCAACTGGCTCGTATTCGAGTGCTGGTTGCTCGTATTCCTCATCATCTTCATGGTAGTAGTAAGCTGCTTCACTCCAGCTCCAAGCAAGGAGCAGGTAGAGGCAATCACCTTCACATCAGACTTCAAGAAGTCTATCCGTGAGAGTTGGAGTGCCTTCGATATTATCGGTACCCTCGTAGTAATCGGCCTCTGCGCAGCATTCTACGCATACTTCTGGTAA